From Nitrospiria bacterium, a single genomic window includes:
- a CDS encoding PilX N-terminal domain-containing pilus assembly protein, whose product MIGIMRRLDSEQGMALVVTVGLLFLITLLGLSAYRLSMDEIGISANQKDTVQAQYLAESGPAMVLQWFQEPETFPDIGTFPLGEPVGGRRSFLARRMTDASGSASFYDNKGQAQFTGTAEQPDFWYQSEPDHPGFLAEALGGAGDLTSLKIFAPKSAGAICTVEATGMTGSGTLRTVSVEITPSPVPPTTAPLQIGPGSNGSVPVLVHWGEVRMMGQADFGSSLAAVPKKNSNAGVSGEPYADSGRQDPWVEFYVGGAIINPKPECTNCTEPFLSEGYGHLHQFQIESRPGFGLAPWDYQSLKTFAKTWGVYFATDREGFLYQDGILDPGHRQTPSQALGDQAVENDRGLVFVDTVDQKPPDGTNLATLDLPVGYMEGIYSIQAHLTLRESGSGRSVQVQAPPSDDINLDSRETVVLPSVHFKGVLSTAGQLVVEGHPKVFGALIAQQGVTGAGQPEVWYDAGLRTGYYPGLPTVIPLKGSWYIR is encoded by the coding sequence GTGATCGGGATTATGCGGCGCTTGGATTCAGAGCAGGGAATGGCCCTGGTTGTGACGGTCGGTCTGTTGTTTCTCATCACACTGCTGGGGCTTTCGGCTTATCGTTTGTCCATGGACGAGATCGGCATCTCGGCCAACCAAAAAGATACGGTCCAGGCGCAGTATCTCGCCGAATCGGGACCCGCGATGGTGCTCCAATGGTTTCAGGAGCCGGAGACGTTTCCGGACATCGGGACCTTTCCTCTGGGAGAACCGGTCGGTGGACGAAGGAGTTTCCTGGCACGACGGATGACCGACGCCAGCGGGTCGGCTTCATTTTATGATAACAAAGGGCAGGCTCAGTTTACGGGAACCGCCGAGCAACCGGATTTTTGGTATCAGTCCGAACCGGATCATCCGGGCTTTCTCGCCGAGGCGTTGGGCGGTGCGGGAGATCTTACGAGCCTGAAGATCTTTGCCCCCAAAAGCGCGGGCGCCATCTGCACCGTGGAGGCGACGGGTATGACCGGATCCGGGACCCTCCGGACCGTGAGCGTCGAAATCACCCCAAGCCCCGTTCCTCCGACCACAGCCCCGCTCCAGATCGGGCCGGGATCCAACGGATCGGTTCCCGTTCTGGTGCATTGGGGAGAGGTTCGGATGATGGGCCAGGCCGATTTCGGAAGCTCGTTGGCCGCCGTTCCGAAAAAAAATTCAAATGCGGGGGTCAGTGGGGAACCTTATGCCGATTCCGGCCGACAGGACCCCTGGGTCGAATTTTACGTAGGGGGGGCGATTATTAATCCCAAACCAGAATGTACGAACTGCACGGAACCTTTTTTGTCGGAGGGATACGGCCACCTTCACCAATTTCAAATCGAAAGTCGTCCGGGCTTCGGTTTGGCTCCTTGGGATTATCAAAGTCTAAAAACCTTTGCGAAGACCTGGGGGGTTTACTTCGCCACGGATCGAGAGGGATTTCTATATCAGGATGGGATTTTGGATCCCGGGCACCGGCAGACGCCATCCCAAGCATTGGGGGATCAAGCCGTTGAAAATGACCGAGGGCTTGTTTTTGTCGACACGGTTGATCAGAAACCGCCGGATGGAACCAATCTGGCCACTTTGGATCTGCCGGTGGGTTATATGGAGGGCATTTATTCCATCCAGGCTCATTTGACTCTTCGAGAATCGGGTTCCGGGCGATCCGTTCAAGTCCAGGCACCTCCGTCGGACGATATAAATTTGGATTCCCGGGAGACGGTCGTTCTTCCGAGCGTCCATTTCAAGGGTGTCCTGTCGACCGCCGGGCAACTGGTCGTGGAAGGTCATCCGAAGGTGTTTGGGGCCCTGATCGCACAACAGGGCGTTACCGGCGCCGGTCAGCCGGAGGTTTGGTATGACGCAGGGCTGCGGACGGGTTACTATCCCGGTCTTCCGACCGTGATCCCGCTCAAAGGAAGCTGGTATATCCGGTAA
- a CDS encoding prepilin-type N-terminal cleavage/methylation domain-containing protein, with translation MNRQLSRPPYVMTDRRGMTMVELMVAMTILSFAMVFVLSIFMTQHKSYVVQEDVADTQSDARSSLDLLTRDLRSAGFGIQAGQTGITATNDTNPDSITFQAAQGPSTFLINPPVGATITVANTPGNTFTPGSGVTLLAINSKTPMGDYTINSMTPNAIAGTDITLDAAPVGLSYGDVVLSRPVDSITYSTQADPSVPNSFILQRTLNAGAPEQLADHIQSMDFKYTLSTGGAEVDTVAPADLDKIVMVRVTITSQTIIKDAETGVGMPRTRTVETLVRLKNAAS, from the coding sequence ATGAATCGACAGTTATCCAGACCACCTTACGTGATGACGGATCGGCGCGGAATGACCATGGTCGAGTTGATGGTCGCCATGACCATTCTCAGCTTTGCCATGGTGTTTGTCCTTTCGATCTTCATGACCCAGCATAAATCTTATGTGGTGCAGGAGGATGTCGCCGACACACAAAGCGACGCCCGGTCGAGTCTTGATCTGTTGACCCGGGATTTACGGTCGGCCGGTTTCGGGATTCAGGCGGGTCAGACGGGAATCACGGCGACAAATGATACGAACCCCGATTCGATCACGTTTCAGGCGGCGCAAGGGCCGTCAACCTTTCTGATAAACCCTCCCGTCGGGGCGACGATCACGGTTGCGAATACCCCCGGAAATACATTCACTCCGGGCAGCGGCGTCACCCTTTTAGCCATTAATTCGAAAACGCCCATGGGCGACTATACCATCAATTCCATGACCCCCAACGCCATTGCCGGGACCGACATCACATTGGATGCCGCACCCGTTGGATTGTCCTACGGCGATGTGGTTTTAAGCCGTCCGGTCGACTCGATCACCTATAGCACTCAAGCGGATCCCAGTGTCCCCAATTCCTTTATTCTTCAGCGGACCCTCAATGCCGGGGCACCCGAACAGTTGGCGGATCATATACAGAGCATGGATTTCAAATATACGCTGAGCACCGGCGGGGCCGAGGTGGATACCGTGGCCCCGGCCGATCTGGATAAAATAGTGATGGTGCGGGTTACGATTACGTCCCAGACCATAATCAAAGATGCGGAGACCGGCGTCGGTATGCCGCGAACCCGGACCGTGGAAACACTGGTCCGGTTGAAGAACGCCGCATCCTGA
- a CDS encoding prepilin-type N-terminal cleavage/methylation domain-containing protein — MRPDLVLRQCGLSLIEVVVSLFILAVGMISGLSMTHASQIGLDAGRRISTAAALAQAKMEEEISFPYDELIHGRPEDDDHPEGFNRTRTLRIDAPYPHFTTIHVAVEWTDKTNRTHTLALTTIRSNGVVP, encoded by the coding sequence ATGAGACCCGATCTCGTTCTCCGGCAATGCGGCCTATCCCTTATCGAAGTCGTGGTAAGCCTGTTTATCCTCGCCGTTGGAATGATTTCGGGCTTGAGCATGACGCATGCGAGCCAGATCGGATTGGATGCCGGCCGTCGCATTTCCACGGCCGCCGCCTTGGCGCAGGCCAAGATGGAAGAGGAAATTTCGTTCCCGTATGACGAATTGATTCATGGGCGTCCTGAGGATGACGATCATCCCGAAGGTTTTAACCGAACCCGGACCCTTCGGATCGACGCTCCTTACCCTCATTTCACGACGATTCATGTTGCGGTCGAGTGGACGGACAAAACAAATCGAACCCACACGCTGGCCCTGACGACCATCCGATCGAATGGGGTGGTTCCATGA
- a CDS encoding prepilin-type N-terminal cleavage/methylation domain-containing protein, whose protein sequence is MRRFVDKHLIPLRKGRLAGEGGMTLLEVAVSLVILAVGLLAVSGMQIMSIRANSSGFKFTTAAAYADKGIVNYANLPYADPQLNAVVDAVDPTCVPVQNVVYNCQYTVVDNTPITGVKTITYTVSWFDGGNHSVSLVERVGNSSL, encoded by the coding sequence ATGCGGCGCTTCGTTGACAAACATCTCATCCCTCTTCGGAAAGGCCGACTTGCGGGCGAAGGGGGGATGACCTTGTTGGAAGTGGCGGTTTCTTTGGTCATCCTGGCCGTCGGGCTCCTGGCGGTTTCCGGAATGCAGATCATGTCGATTAGGGCCAACAGCTCCGGGTTCAAATTCACCACGGCGGCGGCTTATGCCGATAAGGGCATCGTGAATTACGCGAACTTGCCCTATGCGGATCCTCAATTGAATGCCGTCGTCGACGCCGTCGACCCGACCTGTGTCCCGGTCCAAAACGTGGTCTACAACTGCCAGTACACCGTTGTCGACAACACCCCCATTACAGGGGTGAAAACAATTACCTATACGGTATCGTGGTTTGATGGCGGAAACCACAGCGTTAGTCTGGTGGAGAGGGTCGGTAACAGTTCGCTCTAA
- a CDS encoding uracil-DNA glycosylase, whose translation MADGFNHIHVEVVACTRCPRLRQYCGRIARVRRRAYRDQSYWGKPVPGFGDPQARLLIIGLAPAAHGGNRTGRIFTGDRSGDFLFSALYRAGFANQPESRRRDDGLELKDAYITAVLHCAPPGNKPAPIELDRCRDFLVQELRLLSRVQAVLTLGKIAFDQYLKTLIQIGRITQRRGIRFRHGVQYRLCESEFGPGPDLFASYHPSQQNTQTGRLTAPMLDQVLFEIRKGLSSTNP comes from the coding sequence ATGGCTGACGGTTTCAACCATATCCATGTCGAAGTGGTTGCTTGCACCCGATGTCCCCGTCTGCGGCAGTACTGCGGGCGGATCGCCCGGGTCAGACGGCGGGCCTACCGCGACCAGTCTTACTGGGGCAAGCCTGTTCCGGGATTCGGGGATCCGCAGGCCCGGCTGCTGATCATCGGTCTAGCCCCGGCCGCGCACGGCGGCAACCGGACCGGCCGCATCTTTACCGGGGATCGTTCGGGCGATTTTCTTTTCAGCGCGCTATACCGGGCCGGATTCGCCAATCAGCCGGAATCTCGGCGTCGAGACGACGGGCTCGAATTGAAGGACGCCTATATCACGGCCGTGCTTCATTGCGCCCCCCCGGGGAATAAACCCGCGCCCATAGAACTGGATCGCTGCCGTGACTTTCTGGTCCAAGAACTCCGCCTGCTTTCCCGGGTTCAAGCGGTGTTGACGCTCGGAAAGATTGCCTTTGATCAATATCTCAAGACATTGATCCAAATCGGGCGGATCACGCAGCGGCGCGGTATTCGGTTTCGCCACGGCGTGCAGTATCGTCTGTGCGAGTCCGAATTCGGCCCAGGGCCCGATCTGTTTGCCTCATACCATCCCAGCCAGCAAAATACCCAGACGGGACGACTGACGGCGCCTATGCTGGATCAAGTCTTGTTCGAGATTCGGAAGGGACTTTCATCCACGAATCCTTGA
- a CDS encoding GspH/FimT family protein, which produces MINRTVNLENTKGMTLTEVMIVVAIIAIVASVGVPMFKNSRYHLNLREKTQTLIRDLRTAQSFAEKENLTYKVVFDTAADSYRVCKDDPTVANNPGDECDPPPVVATRLLGTEGMGGLVSLTSVTDGGGNETSISFGGSGYISAPAAPPVTMTLLSCDAAETMQVQIQRIGGIQTLDAKTPC; this is translated from the coding sequence ATGATAAATCGAACGGTGAATTTAGAAAATACAAAGGGCATGACATTGACCGAGGTGATGATAGTTGTCGCCATTATTGCGATTGTCGCAAGCGTTGGCGTTCCGATGTTTAAGAACAGCCGGTATCATTTAAATTTGCGTGAAAAGACACAGACGCTGATCCGGGATCTAAGAACAGCCCAGTCGTTTGCGGAAAAAGAGAATTTGACATACAAAGTCGTGTTTGACACCGCCGCGGACTCCTATCGCGTGTGCAAGGATGATCCCACCGTTGCCAACAACCCTGGCGATGAATGCGACCCGCCTCCCGTCGTGGCAACGCGCCTGTTGGGGACGGAAGGCATGGGAGGGCTCGTTTCGCTCACGTCCGTCACCGACGGGGGAGGCAATGAAACGTCGATCAGCTTCGGCGGAAGCGGTTATATCTCGGCCCCGGCGGCCCCGCCGGTGACCATGACGCTTTTGTCCTGCGATGCCGCCGAAACGATGCAGGTTCAAATTCAGCGCATCGGGGGAATCCAGACCCTGGACGCTAAAACACCGTGCTAA
- a CDS encoding PilC/PilY family type IV pilus protein — translation MYTRWIIALSVFTLLAWPARSFADDTDIYGSTNTTIQPNVLIIFDNSGSMNDDVAVTPDPYDPATDYSSYDSYSKNKVYRKQSGNWNSYITNISSVTCTAAYNSLTSAGSYTGKLKSNGTCGTSSVTTALGNYLNYLSGPGATSKPKLEIAKDVITNIIQNTDGVRFGLMNFGSWKPATTYKNDQGGHIVKGIKDMGIGTNKQDLVNAVNGVVADTWTPLAETMYEAGLYFKGAASYFNAGVTYTTPMQYSCQKNYIILMTDGLSTHDVDPILASAVGDTDNNGKDPGNYPDSGSHYLDDVAKKWYDEDLLPSSNVSGSGKQNIITYTIGFSTGDPVANQLLADTAANGKGKSFTADTAQELTQAFLSALGEIVEENTSFVAPVVPVSPENRTYSGDFVYVGFFRPNIDSFWSGNIKKYGINSSGQIVDKDGNVATNPDGSFIETSVSYWSTVADGGLVEKGGVGDMMRTQALNPTDFDPNATGVRKIYTYFGTNAQLQNASNQFEIANANITPTVLGLSAGDTAGKDQLIKFVFGQDSYNNSTTTRDWILGDVLHSGPTVVSYSTSRSVIYVGANDGMIHAFDDATGQELWAYIPKDQLPYLKNLNGTIHPYSVDGSPKVYIYDHNNNGIIGDEGSDRAILIFGERRGGTSYHALDVTNPDDPRFLWDINRGDTGLTELGQTWSTPAIKKVNLSSGVKNVFFVGGGYDPVHEDAQPATADTEGRSIYAIEVETGNRIWSYSISNNTSMTYAIPSDVTVLDTDRNGYADRLYVGDVGGQMWSFDVSDADPSNWAGRILFKSNDATSHRKILYRPEVTRELGYYILFFGTGDREHPLDTTAVCSADGTGPCDRIYGVKDVDGSSTTLTEGDLFNTTLDNMQETTDEATVTNEKAALAAKSGWFIALNEFENGEKVVSAAVLFNGVVNISTFAPSTGMTDPCLADTGVGRIYQVDYLTGNSVFDTYQPNNDTAHQTSTNGGGVLKRRDRVSDMVGAGMPSQVVIDIPPVPLGNCDVMAMVGMSGGLPPLGAACGGTTHRLFWRELFQ, via the coding sequence ATGTATACCCGATGGATCATAGCGTTGAGCGTCTTCACCCTGCTGGCATGGCCGGCCCGCTCCTTTGCCGACGATACCGATATCTACGGTTCCACCAACACGACGATTCAGCCGAACGTGCTGATCATTTTCGACAACTCGGGGAGCATGAATGACGACGTCGCCGTGACGCCCGATCCCTACGACCCGGCGACCGATTACAGCAGTTACGATTCGTATTCAAAGAACAAGGTTTATCGAAAGCAAAGCGGGAACTGGAATTCCTACATTACAAACATATCCTCGGTCACCTGTACGGCGGCCTATAACTCGCTCACGAGCGCGGGGAGCTATACGGGAAAATTGAAGTCCAACGGAACCTGCGGCACTTCGAGCGTTACGACGGCCCTTGGAAATTATTTGAACTACCTGAGCGGACCCGGGGCGACGTCGAAGCCCAAGCTGGAGATCGCCAAAGATGTGATCACGAATATCATTCAAAACACCGACGGCGTTCGGTTCGGTCTCATGAACTTCGGTTCCTGGAAGCCGGCGACCACATATAAAAACGACCAAGGTGGGCATATCGTCAAAGGAATTAAAGATATGGGGATCGGTACCAACAAACAGGATCTGGTGAATGCGGTTAACGGCGTTGTGGCGGATACCTGGACCCCTTTGGCCGAGACGATGTACGAGGCCGGCTTGTACTTCAAGGGGGCCGCGAGCTACTTTAACGCCGGCGTGACCTATACAACGCCTATGCAATATTCCTGTCAGAAAAATTACATCATCCTCATGACGGACGGTCTCTCGACCCATGACGTGGACCCCATTCTCGCCTCAGCGGTGGGCGATACCGACAATAACGGGAAGGATCCGGGAAATTATCCCGACAGCGGATCCCACTATCTGGACGATGTAGCCAAAAAATGGTACGACGAGGACCTGCTTCCCAGCTCCAACGTCTCCGGGTCCGGAAAGCAGAACATCATCACCTACACCATCGGATTCTCAACCGGCGATCCCGTCGCCAACCAGCTATTGGCCGATACGGCCGCGAACGGAAAAGGAAAGTCTTTCACCGCGGACACCGCCCAGGAGTTGACCCAGGCCTTTCTGAGCGCGTTGGGGGAGATCGTGGAGGAAAATACGTCGTTCGTCGCCCCGGTGGTGCCCGTGAGCCCGGAAAACCGCACCTACAGCGGGGATTTCGTCTATGTCGGATTTTTCCGGCCGAATATCGATTCGTTCTGGTCCGGAAATATCAAGAAATACGGCATTAACTCATCGGGTCAAATCGTGGACAAGGACGGCAACGTGGCCACAAACCCCGATGGAAGTTTCATCGAAACGAGCGTATCGTATTGGAGCACCGTGGCGGATGGAGGCCTGGTCGAGAAGGGCGGCGTCGGCGACATGATGCGAACCCAGGCCTTGAACCCGACGGACTTCGATCCGAACGCCACGGGGGTTCGAAAAATCTATACCTACTTCGGGACGAATGCGCAGTTGCAAAATGCGTCCAATCAGTTTGAGATTGCCAACGCCAACATTACGCCGACCGTGCTCGGATTAAGCGCGGGCGATACCGCCGGCAAGGACCAGCTGATCAAATTTGTCTTTGGCCAGGATTCCTACAACAACAGCACGACGACCCGGGATTGGATCCTCGGAGATGTGCTGCACTCCGGGCCGACGGTCGTTTCGTACTCCACCAGCCGATCCGTTATCTATGTCGGCGCCAATGACGGGATGATACACGCGTTTGACGACGCGACCGGCCAGGAACTTTGGGCCTACATTCCGAAGGACCAACTCCCGTATCTGAAAAACCTGAACGGCACGATCCATCCCTATTCGGTCGACGGTTCGCCCAAGGTGTATATTTACGACCACAACAACAACGGGATCATCGGGGACGAAGGAAGCGATCGGGCCATCCTGATTTTTGGAGAGCGCCGCGGCGGAACATCCTATCATGCGCTGGACGTGACGAATCCGGACGACCCGCGCTTCCTCTGGGATATCAATCGGGGGGATACGGGCCTGACCGAACTGGGCCAGACCTGGTCCACGCCTGCGATTAAAAAGGTCAATCTCAGCTCCGGCGTGAAGAATGTGTTCTTCGTGGGCGGGGGCTACGATCCCGTCCATGAGGATGCCCAGCCGGCCACGGCGGATACGGAGGGTCGATCCATCTACGCCATCGAGGTGGAAACCGGAAACCGGATCTGGAGCTATTCCATCAGCAACAACACGTCGATGACCTACGCGATTCCCAGCGACGTGACGGTGCTCGACACCGACCGGAACGGTTACGCCGATCGGCTTTACGTCGGCGATGTGGGCGGGCAAATGTGGAGCTTCGACGTCAGCGACGCGGATCCCAGCAACTGGGCCGGGCGGATCCTCTTTAAATCGAACGACGCGACCAGCCATCGGAAGATCCTCTACCGCCCGGAGGTGACGCGTGAGCTCGGCTATTACATTCTCTTCTTCGGAACGGGAGATCGGGAACATCCTCTCGATACCACGGCGGTTTGCAGCGCGGACGGCACCGGCCCCTGCGATCGAATCTATGGGGTAAAGGATGTGGATGGATCGTCGACGACACTGACCGAGGGCGATTTGTTTAACACCACGCTTGATAACATGCAGGAAACAACGGATGAGGCAACCGTCACCAATGAAAAGGCCGCTCTGGCGGCCAAGAGCGGCTGGTTTATCGCGCTCAATGAATTCGAAAACGGCGAAAAGGTCGTTTCCGCGGCCGTCCTCTTCAATGGGGTGGTCAATATTTCAACCTTTGCGCCGTCGACGGGAATGACCGATCCCTGCCTGGCGGATACCGGGGTCGGGCGGATCTATCAAGTCGACTATCTGACGGGCAATTCGGTTTTCGATACCTATCAGCCC
- a CDS encoding GspH/FimT family pseudopilin — MRTTPVIQQGSTLTELLIVMAVAGILCGLASVSFISQLPHHRLTSAARDVVSDLRWARQLALAERQPVSVVLDLERERYQIERGSQPGVPIGWVRDLQDGGQGFGGIDLVSSSGGPILTFYPQGTTNTWTAIVLRNRSGEQRQITVVATGRVKLT, encoded by the coding sequence ATGCGCACCACACCGGTCATACAGCAAGGTTCCACCCTGACGGAGCTGTTGATTGTAATGGCCGTTGCGGGAATCCTTTGCGGGCTGGCCTCCGTCAGTTTTATATCCCAGCTCCCTCACCATCGGCTCACCAGTGCGGCCCGCGACGTTGTTTCGGACCTGCGTTGGGCCAGGCAGCTGGCCCTGGCGGAGCGCCAGCCTGTTTCGGTTGTTCTGGACCTTGAAAGGGAGCGGTATCAGATTGAACGAGGTTCCCAACCCGGGGTTCCAATCGGTTGGGTTAGAGATCTTCAGGACGGGGGACAGGGGTTTGGAGGGATTGACCTGGTCAGCTCCTCGGGCGGCCCCATTCTCACTTTTTATCCTCAAGGGACGACCAACACATGGACCGCGATCGTTTTAAGGAATCGTTCCGGAGAGCAACGGCAGATCACCGTTGTGGCCACCGGGAGAGTGAAATTGACATGA
- a CDS encoding PilX N-terminal domain-containing pilus assembly protein, with product MKRLKSYLNRGRTEWTDERGVALVMTMLILLMLTFIGMATISTSSTELSLSANYRRSREAFHAASAAIEYALLDNRNFVVPATGPGTLTVAGGFPGDVDLMEGDTTATGSVTFLGSGPPPAGSKMGMDWEANYFAIDTTGKGSLGSTDQQELAMDKIVPAPTGG from the coding sequence ATGAAGCGACTTAAATCATATCTGAATCGCGGCCGTACCGAGTGGACGGATGAGCGCGGGGTCGCCCTCGTCATGACGATGCTGATTCTGCTGATGCTGACCTTTATCGGCATGGCGACCATTTCAACGTCCTCTACCGAATTGTCCCTCTCCGCGAATTACCGTCGGTCTCGAGAGGCCTTCCATGCCGCCAGTGCGGCGATCGAATATGCCCTCCTGGATAACCGCAACTTCGTCGTGCCGGCCACCGGGCCGGGGACACTGACGGTTGCGGGTGGATTTCCGGGGGACGTCGATTTAATGGAAGGCGATACGACGGCTACGGGGTCCGTGACCTTTCTGGGCAGCGGGCCGCCTCCGGCCGGATCCAAAATGGGAATGGATTGGGAGGCGAACTATTTCGCGATCGATACAACCGGAAAGGGAAGCCTGGGTTCCACCGACCAGCAAGAGTTGGCGATGGACAAAATCGTTCCAGCACCAACAGGAGGATAA
- a CDS encoding sigma-54 dependent transcriptional regulator, whose protein sequence is MQTQTAWATGFLTQLLLTHLQIYYPSQMNKVNPRALFSGVEGYDALKDPQDLLMDHHAWLPEEVLREVLRTAERLSGRKEIAREAAIDYFIRSARQGERHIPSIFEIIARTFDDVRTVALYSGLWAGAYTTFLRLQAVARNPADPEMIVLSQWDPGFHPLLATHFMLKGNYEGFVRLYDFVEEAHLDEEFLQYRVGDIVREFEGYDLEESGSQLKIVKNDRGGTVAVFQAVQLADEEIPLAPPSFDILGTGTDHSAGPQEALLGGMIIKPETRSGGATLLRTLIPRAADPTERIDPACKAYRVTQGGTLRSGSLEYVFREGSFYEAPYSRYRFYWREHSRPVHSAAGLEKRVQKMTCLLFAYLQELKATQQRLLAYAAENKTLTTENVYLRREVQEVNDGWTSSKPMGESPGMKAVLGLVRQVGPTDSTVLITGETGTGKELIARLIHRSGNRSDRRFVAVNCAAVPIELLESELFGHERGAFTGALSRKIGKFEWADGGTLFLDEIGEIPTTVQVKFLRVLQERELVRVGGNDPIKLDVRIIGATNQDLKALIEKGLFRKDLYYRLHVIPIHLPPLRERLEDLQALAEYFLIQFSRRLRKNVQTLSPEALHRMVTYSWPGNIRELENVLERAVTLIPASQTMLIPEFLPPEIRDGIHSPLMAVRVHDPRENKMDGRNVKDVIDRIEWQTLVEAMKIEGSMDSFLRKIEWAMAQRAILEYGSKTEAARVLKRTYRWIRKLEKEMEDKPSA, encoded by the coding sequence ATGCAGACACAGACGGCCTGGGCCACCGGTTTTCTGACACAACTTCTCCTCACTCATCTCCAGATCTATTATCCATCACAAATGAACAAGGTGAATCCGCGAGCCTTATTTTCAGGGGTGGAGGGGTACGACGCCCTTAAAGATCCTCAGGATCTTCTCATGGACCATCATGCCTGGCTTCCCGAGGAAGTGCTGCGGGAGGTGCTCCGCACGGCCGAACGCCTGTCGGGTCGAAAGGAAATCGCCCGCGAAGCCGCGATCGACTATTTTATTCGATCCGCGCGACAGGGCGAGAGACATATCCCATCGATCTTTGAGATCATTGCCCGGACCTTCGATGATGTCCGAACGGTCGCTCTCTACTCCGGCCTCTGGGCCGGTGCCTACACGACGTTCCTTCGCCTGCAGGCGGTCGCCAGGAATCCCGCCGACCCCGAGATGATTGTGCTCTCGCAATGGGATCCGGGATTCCATCCGCTTCTGGCCACCCACTTCATGCTGAAGGGGAATTACGAGGGATTCGTCCGCCTGTATGATTTCGTCGAGGAAGCCCATCTGGACGAGGAGTTCCTGCAGTATCGGGTCGGGGATATCGTCCGGGAGTTTGAAGGCTATGACCTTGAAGAATCCGGCTCGCAGCTCAAGATCGTGAAGAATGACCGCGGGGGGACCGTTGCCGTTTTTCAAGCCGTGCAACTCGCCGATGAGGAAATCCCCCTGGCCCCGCCCTCCTTCGATATTTTGGGAACGGGCACCGATCATTCCGCGGGCCCGCAGGAGGCACTCCTCGGAGGGATGATCATCAAACCCGAAACGAGATCGGGCGGAGCGACCCTTCTGCGGACCCTGATCCCGCGGGCGGCCGACCCGACGGAACGTATCGATCCCGCCTGTAAGGCCTATCGAGTCACTCAGGGCGGGACCTTGAGGTCGGGTTCTCTGGAATATGTCTTTCGAGAGGGTTCTTTCTACGAGGCTCCCTACTCCCGATACCGATTTTACTGGCGGGAACATAGTCGACCGGTTCATTCCGCGGCGGGACTTGAAAAACGGGTCCAGAAAATGACCTGTCTCCTGTTTGCGTATCTTCAGGAACTGAAGGCGACCCAGCAGCGGCTACTGGCCTATGCGGCCGAAAACAAGACATTGACGACCGAAAATGTGTATCTGCGCCGAGAAGTCCAGGAAGTCAACGACGGATGGACGTCATCCAAGCCGATGGGTGAAAGTCCCGGCATGAAGGCCGTCTTGGGTCTGGTGCGGCAGGTCGGGCCCACCGACTCCACCGTACTGATTACGGGGGAGACCGGGACGGGAAAGGAACTGATCGCGAGGTTGATCCATCGCTCCGGAAACCGTAGTGACCGACGATTTGTGGCGGTCAATTGCGCCGCCGTGCCGATCGAATTGTTGGAAAGCGAGCTGTTCGGTCACGAGCGAGGGGCCTTTACGGGGGCCTTGTCCCGCAAAATCGGGAAGTTTGAATGGGCGGATGGGGGCACGCTTTTTCTGGACGAGATCGGAGAGATTCCGACGACCGTCCAGGTAAAATTCCTGAGGGTTTTACAAGAGCGGGAGCTAGTGCGAGTCGGTGGCAACGACCCGATCAAGCTGGATGTTCGGATTATTGGGGCAACGAACCAGGATCTCAAGGCGCTCATCGAAAAAGGATTGTTTAGGAAAGACCTCTACTACCGTCTCCATGTCATCCCGATCCATCTGCCCCCGTTAAGAGAACGCCTGGAAGATCTCCAAGCTCTCGCCGAATATTTCCTGATCCAATTCAGCCGTCGACTTCGGAAAAACGTGCAAACCCTTTCGCCGGAAGCCTTGCATCGAATGGTGACCTACTCCTGGCCCGGTAATATCCGTGAACTGGAAAATGTCCTTGAACGGGCCGTGACCTTGATACCGGCCTCACAAACCATGCTAATTCCGGAGTTCCTCCCGCCCGAGATCCGTGACGGGATTCACTCCCCCCTGATGGCCGTGCGGGTCCATGATCCGCGGGAGAATAAAATGGACGGCAGGAATGTTAAGGACGTGATCGACCGAATCGAGTGGCAGACCCTTGTCGAGGCCATGAAGATCGAAGGCTCGATGGATTCCTTCCTTAGAAAGATCGAGTGGGCCATGGCCCAACGGGCGATCCTGGAATACGGCAGTAAAACCGAGGCCGCTCGAGTATTGAAACGCACCTACCGATGGATTCGGAAACTGGAAAAAGAAATGGAAGATAAACCATCGGCCTGA